In Rutidosis leptorrhynchoides isolate AG116_Rl617_1_P2 chromosome 2, CSIRO_AGI_Rlap_v1, whole genome shotgun sequence, one genomic interval encodes:
- the LOC139892575 gene encoding omega-hydroxypalmitate O-feruloyl transferase-like gives MGSTSFNNIELVVTRLGEPTLVKPLEETNKGHYFLSNLDQNLAVIVRTIYCFKSEEKGNETAVEVIKDALAKVLVHYYPAAGRLTISPEMKLIVDCNDEGAVFVEAEANCTIDDIGDHTKPDPVTLGKLVYDIPGAKNILEIPPLVVQVTKFKCGGFVLGLGMNHNLFDGIAAMEFINSWSRIARDLPLNVPPFLDRSILKARNPPLIEFPHDEFLEIEDVSNTADLYKEELSYRSFCFSPDDLEALKIKAKSDGYISSCTTFEALSAFVWKARTESLKMCPDQKTKLLFAVDVRSRFHPPLPEEYSGNGIVLTYSICTAGEQMSNNLSFTVKLVHDAVKMIDDSYMRSTIDYFEVTRARPSLSSTLVITTWSKLSFHANDFGWGEPKMSGPVALPEKEVILFLSHGEGRKSVNVLLGLPISAMETFAELMKQI, from the exons ATGGGAAGTACCAGTTTTAACAACATCGAACTCGTTGTCACAAGACTAGGTGAACCAACACTTGTTAAACCCTTAGAAGAAACCAATAAGGGTcactattttctctcaaatttggaCCAAAACCTTGCGGTTATTGTACGAACAATTTATTGTTTCAAGTCTGAGGAAAAAGGGAACGAAACGGCCGTTGAAGTGATTAAAGATGCTTTAGCTAAAGTTCTTGTTCATTACTACCCTGCAGCTGGGAGGTTAACTATTAGCCCTGAAATGAAGTTGATTGTGGATTGTAACGATGAAGGTGCGGTTTTCGTTGAGGCTGAGGCTAATTGTACTATCGACGATATCGGTGATCATACTAAACCTGATCCTGTGACTCTTGGCAAGTTGGTTTATGACATTCCTGGTGCCAAAAACATTCTTGAAATTCCTCCTCTTGTTGTTCAG GTGACAAAATTCAAATGTGGAGGATTTGTTCTTGGTCTAGGAATGAACCACAATCTGTTTGATGGAATTGCAGCTATGGAATTCATCAACTCATGGAGTCGAATCGCTCGAGACTTGCCGCTCAACGTTCCTCCATTTCTCGATCGTTCTATTCTCAAAGCCCGAAACCCTCCCCTCATTGAATTCCCTCACGACGAATTCCTAGAAATCGAAGATGTATCAAACACCGCCGATCTCTACAAAGAAGAATTATCTTATCGTTCGTTCTGTTTCTCACCGGATGATCTAGAAGCACTTAAGATAAAAGCGAAATCAGACGGTTATATCTCAAGTTGTACTACTTTCGAAGCGTTATCAGCTTTTGTATGGAAAGCAAGAACCGAATCGTTAAAAATGTGTCCCGATCAGAAAACTAAACTTTTATTCGCGGTAGATGTACGGTCCAGATTTCATCCACCGTTGCCAGAAGAATATTCTGGCAACGGTATTGTTTTAACTTATTCTATTTGTACAGCCGGTGAACAAATGAGTAATAATTTATCATTTACCGTTAAGTTAGTTCATGACGCGGTTAAAATGATAGATGACAGTTATATGAGATCCACAATTGATTATTTTGAGGTGACACGAGCTAGGCCATCACTCTCGTCAACATTGGTGATTACTACATGGTCAAAGCTTTCGTTTCATGCGAACGATTTCGGTTGGGGAGAACCGAAAATGTCAGGCCCGGTTGCGTTACCCGAAAAAGAAGTGATTCTGTTTTTATCTCATGGTGAAGGGAGGAAAAGTGTGAATGTTTTGCTTGGATTGCCAATTTCTGCTATGGAAACATTTGCAGAACTTATGAAGCAAATATAG